CTGGCGTGCCGACGTCGTCGAGGTCCTTGAAGCCTCACCCGACCGCGTTCCGCACTTCTGGAAGCAGGCGGATTCGCTGAGTTCCTGGAGCCGCGGGACACCGCCGGTGGGCGGCGCGGAGCTTGGACACATTTCCTTGCAGCGCCAGCGTGCACTGAAAGCCGAAGTGCTGGCGGAGCAGCTCAAGCGCCTTGCCGGCCTGGACCTCGCCACCGAGGTGGAAGCCGTGGGAGAAAACCACGACGGCGGACTCGGCTGGCGGACGCGGGCCAGCTTCGCGGTGACTCCCAAAGGCCGGTTGGGCATGCACGCACACCGTTCAGATGTGGTGCTTCCCATCAAGGAGATGCCGTTGGCGCTTGCGGGCGTCAATGAGCTGAAGCTGTGGGACCTTGACCTGTCCGGCATCGCCCGTGTGGAAGTTGCCGTGCCCGCCAACGGTTCGCGGCCCCTGATCCTGCTGGCCCCGGAAGAGTCCACCAGCCCCAAGAGATTGCACAGCATCCTTTCGCAGCTGCCGCACGATGTCTCGGTTGCCAGTTTCGATCCCGGCAAGGGCGAAGTCCTGCAGCTTCGGGGGAGGACCTGGGTGCAGGAAACCGCAGCAGGCCATGAGTACCGTGTAACCGGTGAGGGTTTCTGGCAGATCCACAAGGACGCCCCGGACACGCTGGTGGACGCTGTAGCGGGCTATCTTTCCCGCGGTGGGTACTTACAGCCCGGTGCGACGGTGGCCGACCTCTACGCCGGCGCCGGCCTGTTTACGGCACCTTTGGCGGACGCCGTCGGAGTGACCGGTTCGGTACTGTCCGTTGAAGGCGCGCCGGGCACCAGCCGTGACGCCCGAAAAAACCTGCATGGTCAATCCCAGGTGGAAATCGTGCAGGGGCGTGTGGAGAAGGTGCTGCACCAACGCGCCCGCAGCTTCGACTCGCTGGTGCTGGATCCACCGCGTGCAGGGGCGGGCAAGGCCGTGGTCAAGCAATTGATGGCCACCGGACCCCGCGCAATCGCCTATGTGTCATGCGATCCCGCATCCTTTGCGCGTGATCTGGGTTACTTCCATCAAGGCGGCTGGCGGCTTGAGTCGCTGCGGGCCTTCGACCTTTACCCGAACACCCATCACCTGGAAACGGTGGGATTGATCGTCCCCGGACCGTAACTGCGGCGCAGTCCGCGTTCCGTGGTGCCATTGGTGAAACTGGCTGTTTCCCCGGAGGCACCTGATCAGTGACGCAACACCGAAGTATGCCATTACGATGGCAGTAGTAGCCCCGGTCAACGGAAATCAAAGCCGCTGACCGGGGTGACCAAGAGAGATGCCGCCCGGCTAAGTAAGGTGCGCCTAACTGGCTAGCGGCCAACCACGCGACAAAGATGAAACTGTTGCGAGAGGAGTCCTGCCATGAGCACTGTGGACAGCTTCGGTTCCAAAGGCGTACTGAATGTAGCCGGCACCGACTATGAAATTTTCCGGTTGAACTCCGTAGAGGGCGCAGACAGCCTTCCGTTCAGCCTTAAGGTATTGCTTGAAAACCTCCTGCGGACTGAGGATGGCGCCAATATAACGGCTGACCATGTCCGCGCGCTGGCCGGTTGGGATCCCAATGCGGAGCCCGACACGGAAATCCAGTTCACCCCCGCCCGCGTCATCATGCAGGACTTCACCGGCGTTCCCTGCGTCGTTGACCTGGCTACCATGCGTGAAGCAGTCAAGGAGCTCGGCGGTGACCCCAAGCGCGTCAACCCGTTGGCGCCTGCAGAAATGGTGATCGACCACTCCGTCCAGATCGATGCCTTCGGTAACTCCGGCGCACTGGAGCGCAACATGGAGATCGAATACCAGCGCAACGGTGAGCGCTACCAGTTCCTTCGCTGGGGCCAGACCGCGTTCGACGACTTCAAGGTTGTCCCCCCGGGAACCGGCATCGTCCACCAGGTCAACATCGAATACCTGGCACGCACGGTCATGACCCGCGAGGTAGACGGCGTTGTCCGCGCCTACCCCGACACCTGTGTTGGCACCGACTCGCACACCACCATGGTCAACGGCCTGGGCATCCTGGGTTGGGGCGTTGGCGGCATCGAAGCCGAGGCTGCAATGCTCGGCCAGCCCGTCTCCATGCTGATTCCCCGCGTCGTGGGCTTCAAGCTCAAGGGCAGCATCCCCGCCGGCGCCACCGCTACCGACGTCGTGCTGACCATCACCGAAATGCTGCGCAAGCACGGTGTTGTTGGCAAGTTCGTTGAGTTCTACGGCGAAGGCGTTGCCGCCGTGCCGCTGGCCAACCGCGCCACCATCGGCAATATGAGCCCCGAGTTCGGTTCCACGGCTGCGATGTTCCCGATCGACGACGTCACCCTGGACTACCTGCGCCTGACCGGCCGCTCCGAAGCAAATGTTGCCTTGGTTGAGGCCTACAGCAAGGAACAGGGCCTCTGGCACGATCCTTCCCGCGAACTGCGCTTCTCCGAGTTCCTGGAGCTGGACCTGTCCACCGTTGTTCCTTCCATCTCCGGCCCCAAGCGTCCCCAGGACCGCATTGAGCTCACGGATGCCAAGGAGCAGTTCCGCAAGGACATCCACAACTACGTCGCCATTGAAGACGGCAGCGTTGACGAGTCCCTGGACGAATCGTTCCCGGCTTCGGATGCACCGTCCTTCACGCACGCCGATTCGCACACCACGGAAACGGACCGCGTTTACTCTGCCGCCAACGGTGCCCACGGCCGCCCGTCGTCGCCGGTCAAGGTCAAGACCGCCGATGGCCGCGAGTTCGAGCTGGACCACGGCGCAGTGTCGATCGCTTCGATCACGTCCTGCACCAACACGTCCAACCCGTCCGTCATGCTGGCTGCGGCCCTCCTTGCACGCAACGCCGTGGACAAGGGCCTGACCTCCAAGCCGTGGGTCAAGACCTCTGTGGCACCGGGCTCAAAGGTTGTCACTGACTACTACGAGAAGTCCGGCCTGACCCCCTACCTGGAGAAGCTCGGCTTCTACATTGTGGGCTATGGCTGCGCAACCTGCATCGGTAACTCCGGCCCGCTTGAGCCGGAAATCTCCGAGGCAATCCAGGCCAACGACCTCTCCGTCACTGCCGTCCTCTCCGGCAACCGCAACTTCGAAGGCCGCATCAACCCGGACGTGAAGATGAACTACCTGGCTTCGCCGCCGCTGGTCATCGCTTACGCCCTGGCAGGAAGCATGGACTTCGACTTCGAAACCGATGCCCTTGGCACGGACTCCGAGGGCAACGAGGTCTTCCTCAAGGACATCTGGCCGAACCCCACCGAGGTGCAGGAAGTCATTGACTCCTCCATTGACGAGGCAATGTTCGCCAAGGGTTACGAGGGCGTCTTTGACGGCGACGACCGCTGGAAGGCACTGGACACCCCCGCAGGCGACACCTTCGCTTGGGCCGAGGACTCCACTTACGTGCGGAAGCCCCCATACTTCGAAGGCATGAAGGCCCAGCCGGATCCCGTCAAGGACATTTCGGGCGCCCGCGTGCTCCTGAAGCTTGGCGATTCCGTCACCACGGACCACATCTCCCCGGCCGGTTCCTTCAAGTCGGACACTCCTGCGGGCCAGTACCTTCTGGCCAACGGTGTGGAGCGCAAGGACTTCAACTCCTACGGCTCACGCCGTGGCAACCACGAAGTCATGATTCGCGGTACATTTGCCAACATCCGCATCAAGAACCAGCTCCTGGACAACGTTGAGGGTGGCTTCACCCGCGACTTCAGCCAGGAAGGTGCGCCCCAGGCTTACGTCTACGACGCAGCACAGAACTACCAGGCAGCAGGAACGCCCCTGGTTGTCCTGGCCGGCAAGGAATACGGCTCCGGCTCGTCCCGTGACTGGGCAGCCAAGGGTACGGCGCTTCTGGGCGTCAAGGCCGTCGTCGCTGAGAGCTACGAGCGCATCCACCGCTCCAACCTCATCGGCATGGGAGTCCTTCCGTTGCAGTACCCGGCCGGCGAGTCGGCAGCAACGCTGGGCCTGACGGGCACCGAAACCTTCGCGGTGGAAGGCGTCACCGAGCTCAACAACGGCACCACGCCGAAGACGCTCAAGGTCACGGCCACGGCTGAAGACGGTACCGCCAAGTCCTTCGACGCCGTTCTGCGCATCGATACCCCGGGTGAAGCGGACTACTACCGCAACGGCGGCATCCTGCAGTACGTTCTGCGCCAGATCTCGGCATAAGGAAGCGGCTGGTTCCCAGCTGATTCAGTAGCCGGACAGCCCCGGCTGGTCGCCCGACCAGCCGGGGCTGTTGGCGTCCCGGGCATCAGTCAGGGGACCGGATCGGGAGAACAATGCCAAGGCTTGAAGCCGAGGCGCACCATGCTTGCCCGGGCACGCGCTAGAGTTAACAAGCACGTCATTCACCCTAAGGAGGGCCGTTGGGACTTTTGGAAACCGTCAAGGATCCACGGGACCTGGCCACATTATCCGGCACCGAGCTGGAACAACTGGCCGGCGAAATCAGGGCGTTCCTGATCACCAACGTAGCCGCGACGGGTGGACACCTCGGGCCCAATCTGGGCGTCGTAGAGCTCACCCTCGCCGTGCACCGGAACTTTGAGTCACCGCGGGACAGCATCGTCTTCGATACGGGGCACCAGTCCTATGTGCACAAGCTGCTCACAGGACGTCAGGACTTCACCACGCTCCGCCAGCAGGGAGGGCTATCCGGCTACCCTGACCGTGCCGAGTCCGAGCACGACATCGTGGAAAGTTCACACGCATCTTCCTCACTGTCCTGGGCTGACGGCATCTCGCGTGCCCGCCAGCTGACCGGTGAAGGCGACCGGTTCGTCGTCGCCGTCGTTGGCGATGGCGCGCTGACCGGTGGCATGGCGTGGGAAGCCATCAACAACATTGCCGCCGACAAACGGCGCCGCGTGGTGATCGTGGTCAATGACAACGGACGCTCGTATGCTCCCACTGTTGGCGGTTTTGCCGATTACCTTGCCTCGCTGCGTCCCACCATTGATTCCCTGCGCACCACGCCGGCTTACGAGCGCATGCTGGACTGGTGGAAGAAGAAGCTCCAGGACGGCGGCCCGGCGGGTCAGTTCACCTATAAGAGCCTGCATGCCATGAAGAAGGGCATCAAGGACTGGTGGGCCCCGCAGGGTATGTTCGAGGACCTTGGCATGAAGTACATCGGCCCGGTTGACGGACACAACCTCCAAGCCATGGAACATGCGCTCAACACCGCAAAGGCCTACGGTGGACCCGTCATTGTGCATGCCATGACGGAGAAGGGCCACGGCTATGCGCCGGCTTTGGCCAATGAAGCAGACCAGTTCCACGCGGTAGGCATCATTGACCCCGAAACGGGTGAGCCCACGGAAATGCCGGGAGCAAGGTCCTGGACCTCCGTTTTCGCTGAAGAGATCGCGGATATCGCGGATGAGCGCCCGGATATCGTCGGTATTACCGGCGCCATGCTGATCCCCGTGGGATTGCACAAGTTTGCTGAGCGCCACCCCGAACGGGTGATCGATGTCGGTATTGCCGAGCAGCACGCGCTGACGTCCGCCGCTGGAATGGCCTTCGGTGGGCTTCACCCCGTGGTGGCGGTTTACGCTACGTTCCTGAATCGCGCCTTTGATCAACTCCTGATGGATGTTGCACTGCATAAAGCTGGTGTGACCATCGTCCTGGACCGCGCCGGCGTGACCGGCCCGGATGGCCCCAGCCACCACGGCATGTGGGACATGGCGATGGTTCAGATCGTGCCCGGTCTCCATTTGGCGGCTCCCCGTGACGCCACCAGGCTCCGCGAAGAACTGCGTGAAGCAGTCGCCATCAACGATGCCCCCACAGTGGTCCGATTCTCGAAGGGCAGCGTTGGTTCCGAAATTGAAGCGATAGACAGGCTTCACGACGGCGTGGACATCCTCGCACGGCGTCCGGAAGGCTCCACCGAGAACGATGTCCTGATTGTCAGCGTCGGCGCTATGTCCGAACTCGCTCTGGATGTTGCTTCCCGACTGGGCGCCCAAGGCATCAGTTCCACGGTGGTGGATCCGCGGTGGGTCCTTCCCGTCCGTAAATCCATCATTGCCCTTGCTGCCCGTCACCGCCTGGTGATCTGCATAGAAGACGGCGTCCGCGCAGGTGGCGTGGGGTCCCGTATCCGACAGGAAATGCGCGCCGCTGGCGTGGACACCGCGCTGAACGAAGTGGGCCTGCCGGTGGAGTTCCTGGTGCACGGCTCCCGCAGCCAGGTCCTGGAGCGCGTTGGCCTGACGGCTCAGAAGATAACGCACGACGTCGTAGCCCAGGTTTTGGGGACGAAGGTCCCCTTCGCCAGGCCTCTCCCGGGCCAGGAGCACCCCACCACCGGCAGCCTGCCAACGCTGTGACGGACGAGCGCGCGCCGGGCGCAGTGCAGCCCGGTGACCTCGTGGTGTCGAGGAACAGGAAATGGGACGGCAAGGCCCACTGGGTGGTGCCTGGACGTTACCTTGGTGAAGACATCCACGGTTGGTGGATATTTCAGGGGGCAGGGGAGTTCTGTGCCCGCCCGGGAGCAGCTTTCTACACAGCATCGGACGCCTTGTTGCTGGTCCCGCGGGCAGGCGAGTTTGTGGCAACCTTCTACGACGACAGTTATCCGGGGGACTTCAGGATCTATGTTGACCTGGCCACCGGTCATGACTGGAATCCCATCAAGCCGGGCGTTTGGGAATTTCACATGATTGATATGGATCTGGACGTGATCCGTTCCACTAAGCATGGGGTGTTCGTAGACGATGAGGACGAATTTGAGCATCATCGGATGGCCATGGGCTATCCGCAACAGACGGTGGACTCAATGCTCACAGAATGCGCAGCGCTCTTTGAGGCAGTGGACACCATGAAAGCGCCTTTCGACGTCAACGGAGCCACCAGCACCAGCGCCGAGTGGTTCAGGAAAGGACGAGCATGAGCGGCATTATCCGCGCGTACAAGCGCGACGACGACGGAGTACTTCACTTCCGTGAGGCCTGGTATGACGACGAAGACCAGCAGTTCGTTGTTAATCACGGTGTAGTGGGTCACCAGAGCAAGACCGACGAGGCAGACGTTGACGACGAATCTGCCGTGGATGGCCTGATGGCTGCCTTTGCTGCGCAATGCGAGGAAGACGGCTATGCCGAGATCCCTGAGTCTGAACAGTTTTGGGTAGTTGCCCAGATTGCGTTGAAGTCAAAGGACGGCACTGAACGCGACCGTCACCTTGAGCGTAAAGCCAAAGCTGCCCTCACCGGTGAATTGGCGTGGCGCGGGCTGGGAGTAGTGGACCGTTCGGAAATCGGCAACGGCCACCTGAACATCTTCTGCCTTTGCCCGGACGTCAACAAGGCCGTGAACGCCATCAAAATCTGCGTCCGTGGTGAGGACCTGGACTTCACCAAGCTCACGGTTGCGGCAGCTCCCCACAGTGACCCCACGGCATTCCGTGTGAAGCACTCGCCCAAGCAGGGTGTGGGCTTTACTCTCTAAGTAGCACCCCAACGCACCAGGAGGTATCCCCATGGCGTCCAAGAGCAACTGGCCCGGACATACGCCCCTGCCCAAAGGGCTGGCCGCTCCGGCCAGACGGGCGCTAGCGCATGAGGGGATAGAGACGTTGGAGCAGTTGGCCGAGTTCGGCGAGGCCGGGCTGTCCAAGCTCCACGGGATGGGGCCGGTGGCTGTAGCGCAGCTTGAGGATGCCATGGAGGAATCCGGGATCTCTTACGGAACCGGCTAACTGTTCTGCCGAGGAGTTTGTTGCCTTGGGTGACAATCAGCGCCGGGACGCGTATTAGGCTGAATTCATGACTGAATACCGACGCCTTGGCCATTCCGGACTCACTGTCTCAGCTGTAGGGCTGGGCTGCAACAACCTGGGCCGCGCCAATACTCCCACCGAGTCCCAGGAAGGCACGGACGCTGTTGTCCACGCCGCACTCGATGCCGGGGTCACTTTCTTTGACGTCGCCGATGTTTACGGTCGGGAGCCGGGGCTGAGCGAAGTCATGCTGGGCAAGGCGCTGAAGGGGCGCCGTGATGACGTGGTCATCGGCACCAAGTTCGGCATGGACATGCGTGGAGTCAACGGCAACGACTTCGATGCCCGAGGCTCGCGCCGTTACATCGTCAAAGCCGTGGAAGCTTCCCTGCGACGCTTGGACACAGACTGGATCGATCTCTACCAGTTCCACACCCCGGACCCGCGGACGCCCATTGAAGAGACGCTGGGCGCCTTGGATGACCTGGTGTCCAGCGGCAAGGTGCGGTACATCGGCCATTCCAATTTTGCCGGATGGCAGATCGCTGAAGCCGAATATGTGGGGCGGCAGTCAGGTGGCGTCCGTTTCATTTCCACTCAGAACCACTACAACCTCCTGGACCGCCGTGCCGAACTCGAAGTGCTCCCGGCGGCAGGAGCTTTCTCCTTGGGCGTCCTTCCATACTTCCCTTTGGCTAACGGGCTTCTCACCGGAAAATACTCAGCGGGCAAGGCCCCTGAAGGTTCCCGGTTGAGCCACACGCGCACCAACCTGGTGCACGACGCCGATTGGGAGCAGTTGGGCCGCTTCGGCCAGTTTGCCAAGGAACGGGATATCAGCGAGCTTCAGTTGGCCTTCTCCTGGTTGGCTGCCCAGCCCGGGGTCAGCAGCGTGATCGCAGGCGCCACCCGTCCGGAGCAGATCCGCGAAAACGCCGAGGCCGTGCGCTGGGTACCTGACCAGGAGGATCGCGCGGAGTTGGACGAGATCTTCCCGCGGGCGCCGAAGGTTGCACTCTTCTAGCTCGCTCTGCCATCCCGCCCAGCTACAGGCGTCCCTTTCTCACAAAACAGCCCTTAAACCGGAACGCTCTCTCACTTGCTTGAGGCAAGTGGGAGAGCGTTCCGGTTTAAGGCGCGGGATGTGAGAGAGGGACGGATCAGGCAGGTGCTGATGCGACGCCGGGGGCAAGGAATCGCTTGCCGTTCACCCGCTCGGAAGCGCCCACCCTATCCAGGTACGGCGTGATGCCGCCCAGGAACATTGGCCATCCGGCGCCCATAATGACGCAAAGGTCAATGTCCTCAGGGCCCGCTACGACGCCTTCTTCCAGCATGAGCCCGATTTCTTCGGCCAGAGCGTCCTGCGTACGCCGCAGAACTTCCTCGCCAGTGGACGGGGTGTCGCCGAAGGACATGAGGGCCAGCGTCTCGGCAGGGATGACAGGGGTTCCATCCGGTCCCGGAGCCCAGAGGCTCTTCACGCCGTTGTCGATGAGTTTCTGCAGGTTTTGCGAGACCGGGAACCGCTCGCCGAACGCGGCATGCAAGGACTCCTGGACGTGTTGTGCCACCGGCAGGCCGACCATGGCGCTCAGGGTGAACGGCGACATTGGCAGGCCCATGGGACGCAGTGCACTGTCAGCCACCTCTGCCGGGGTGCCTTCGTCGAACGCGGCGATGACTTCCCCCATGAGGCGGAGCAGGATGCGGTTGACGACGAAGGCGGCAGCATCCTTGACCAGCACGGCAGTCTTCTTGAGCCCCTTAGCCAGTTCGAATGCCGTGGCCAGGACAGCGTCGTCGGTCTTGGGCGCCCTAACGATCTCCAGGAGTGGCATGACGGCTACGGGGTTGAAGAAGTGGAAGCCCACCAGGCGTTCCGGGTGCTTCAGATCCTCTGCCATGGCTGTCACCGACAACGATGAAGTGTTGGTGGCCAGAATGCATTCGGGAGAAACAATGGCTTCAACCTCGGCGAAGACCTGCTTCTTGATGTGCAGTTCTTCGAAGACGGCCTCGATCACGAAGTCGGCGTCGGCAAAGGCTTCCTTGGAGACGGATCCGGTAATGAGCGCCTTGGTCCTGTTGGCGGCGTCGGGCTTGATCCGCTTCTTGGCCAGCATCTTGTCGACTTCGGCGTGGACGTAGGCGACGCCCTTGTCCACCCGTGCCTGATCAATGTCCGTCATAACGACGGGAACTTTCAGCTGCCGGGCGAACAGCAGTGCCAGCTGGCTGGCCATGAGCCCTGCACCCACCACGCCGATTTTGGTGACCGGGCGGGCAAGCTTACGGTCAGGCGCGCCTGCAGGACGCTTGGAGCGTTTCTGGACGAGGTCCAGGAACGCGTACACCGTGGAGCGGAACTCGTCGGTTTGCATGAGCCCCGCGAGGGTCTCGCACTCGAGTTCAGCCGACTCGGCTTGGGTCATGGTGCGGTTGGCCTCCATGACGTCCAGGACCTTGGCCGGGGCGGGAGAGGCGTTGGAGGTCTTGGACTCCACAAAGGCTCGTCCCGCGGTGACCGCCGCAGCCCACCGGCCGGAGACTGCGTCATCGGCGGCATCAACGGCGTTCTTCCTCTCCGGCGTGACGTCGCCGGAGATAACCCGTGCCGCCCACGCCAACGACTGTTCCACGAAATCGGCGGGTTCGAACATGGCATCGGCCACGCCGAGCTCGAACGCCTGCGGGCCGGTGAGAGTCCGGTTGTTGCTGAGGGGGTTCTCGATCATGACCTTGACGGCATTCTCCGGGCCGATCAGGCGCGGCAGGATGTAGACGCCGCCCCATCCGGGCACCAGGCCAATGAATGCTTCCGGCAGGGCCAGGGCGCCGGCACCCGTCGAGACGGTTCGGTAGGTGGACTGCAGGGCGATCTCCAAGCCACCGCCCAAAGCCAGCCCGTTGATGAAGGCAAAGCTAGGAACGCCCAGGTTCGCGAGGGTGCTGTAGACGGCATGGCCAAGCTGTGCCATCCAAAGCCCGTGCTCGCGTTCCTTGAGAGTCTTAACGGCTGAGAGGTCTGCCCCGGCCACCAGGAAGTAGGGCTTGCCCGTGACGCCGACGCCAACGATTTCTCCCCGTGAGGCCCGCTCCTTGAGGTTGTCCAACACCCCTCCGAGTTCCACCAACGTGTTGGGCCCCAGAGTTGTGGGCTTGGAGTGGTCCAAGCCGTTGTCCAAGGTGATCAGTGCGAAGGTGCCGGCACCGCCCGGGAGGGAGATGTCCTGCACGTAGGAGTGGGTCACCACTTCATCGGGGAAGAGAGCGGCGAGTTTCTGGAATTCGGCGGCGCTCATGCGGCGGCTCCTTCGGTGATGGCCGTGGTGGCCTGGTCAGCAGTGAAAGATTGGTATGCGGCGTGGTGGGGGTTTTCCCAGATGACGGTGGCACCCATGCCCAATCCGATGCACATGGTGGTGATGCCATAGCGAACCGAGTGGTCTTCCTCAAACTGCCGAGCGAGCTGGTTCATCAAACGGACGCCCGAGGAAGCAAGTGGATGTCCGACGGCGATCGCCCCGCCATAGCGGTTGACCCGGGGGTCGTCATCGGCGATGCCGAAGTGGTCCAGGAAGCTCAGGACCTGGACGGCGAAGGCTTCGTTGATTTCGAAGAGCCCAATGTCCTCGATGCCAAGTCCTGCGTTTTTCAGCGCCTTTTCGGTGGCCGGTACCGGACCGATGCCCATGACCTCGGGTTCAACACCGGCGAAGGCGTAAGAGACGAGGCGCATTTTGACCGGGAGCCCCAGTTCCTCAGCGGCGTCGGCGGAAGCAAGAACAGCCGCTGTAGCGCCGTCGTTCAAGCCAGCGGCATTGCCTGCGGTGACCCGGCCGTGGGCGCGGAAGGGCGTGCGCAATTCGGCCAGGTCCGCAGCGGTGGTGCCCGGACGGGGTGGTTCGTCCGTGGTGTGCAGGGCCCAGCCCTGGCCGGGCTTCATGGTGGCTACGGGGACGAGGTCTTGCTGGATCTGCTCATTGGAGTACGCGGCGGCGAGCTTGGCCTGGGAGGCGGCGGCGTAGGCGTCTGTGCGGTCTTTGGTGATGGCCGGGAAGCGGTCATGCAGGTTCTCCGCGGTGTTACCCATGTTCAGCGCCGCGGGATCCACCAGGCGCTCGGACATGAACCGAGGATTGGGATCGGCGCCTGCGCCCATGGGGTGGTTGCCCATGTGCTCCACGCCGCCTGCGATGACGACGTCGTAAGCGCCGAAGCCGATGCCGCTCGCCGTCGTCGTTACTGCCGTCATGGCACCTGCGCACATGCGGTCGATGGCGAATCCGGGTACTGAGCGGGGGAGTCCGGCCAAGAGTGCCGCTGTGCGGCCGATGGTGAGGCCCTGGTCCCCGGTCTGGGTGGTGGCGGCGATGGCGACCTCGTCGATCCGGTCCGCGGGAAGAGAGGGATTGCGTCGCATCAGCTCGCGGATGCACTTCACCACGAGGTCATCGGCGCGGGTACCCGCGTAGATGCCTTTCTCGCCGGCTTTGCCGAAGGGTGTACGCACGCCATCGACGAAGACGACATCGCGGACGTTTCTCTGAGCACTGCGGGATGGACTCATGTATTAACTCCTCGTTGAGACATGGCGCCGAATCCCGCATCGCGGGCCCTTCGGCTGGCATTGATGCAATGTTACTCGTGGGTAACTTAGCATGCAAGGTCCGCCCGGGTCCGTGTCCTTGGGACGCGAAAGGCCTGCCGCCACGAACCACGGTTCGCGGGGGCAGGCCTCACATCGGGAAGGAGCTTAGCCGGCATTGCCGGAAGAGTGCGCGTCCGTGGGCGCTTTGGCTTCCTTGGCCTTGCTCTCTTTGGCGGGAAGCGGGGCGGGGTTCAAGCACGCTTCAGTGAGTATGGGAGCCGCGAAGGAGATCTGCCATTCCCGGGCGCCCAGGGACCGCAGTTCCTCAGCGACGGATTCCAGGGAGATGTCGGCCGGAGGACGCCAGGTGACCCGCCGCAAATAATCCGGTGTCAGCAGGTTCTCCACCGGCAGCTTCAGCTCATCG
The sequence above is a segment of the Arthrobacter sp. StoSoilB22 genome. Coding sequences within it:
- a CDS encoding acetyl-CoA C-acyltransferase; the protein is MSPSRSAQRNVRDVVFVDGVRTPFGKAGEKGIYAGTRADDLVVKCIRELMRRNPSLPADRIDEVAIAATTQTGDQGLTIGRTAALLAGLPRSVPGFAIDRMCAGAMTAVTTTASGIGFGAYDVVIAGGVEHMGNHPMGAGADPNPRFMSERLVDPAALNMGNTAENLHDRFPAITKDRTDAYAAASQAKLAAAYSNEQIQQDLVPVATMKPGQGWALHTTDEPPRPGTTAADLAELRTPFRAHGRVTAGNAAGLNDGATAAVLASADAAEELGLPVKMRLVSYAFAGVEPEVMGIGPVPATEKALKNAGLGIEDIGLFEINEAFAVQVLSFLDHFGIADDDPRVNRYGGAIAVGHPLASSGVRLMNQLARQFEEDHSVRYGITTMCIGLGMGATVIWENPHHAAYQSFTADQATTAITEGAAA
- a CDS encoding 3-hydroxyacyl-CoA dehydrogenase NAD-binding domain-containing protein gives rise to the protein MSAAEFQKLAALFPDEVVTHSYVQDISLPGGAGTFALITLDNGLDHSKPTTLGPNTLVELGGVLDNLKERASRGEIVGVGVTGKPYFLVAGADLSAVKTLKEREHGLWMAQLGHAVYSTLANLGVPSFAFINGLALGGGLEIALQSTYRTVSTGAGALALPEAFIGLVPGWGGVYILPRLIGPENAVKVMIENPLSNNRTLTGPQAFELGVADAMFEPADFVEQSLAWAARVISGDVTPERKNAVDAADDAVSGRWAAAVTAGRAFVESKTSNASPAPAKVLDVMEANRTMTQAESAELECETLAGLMQTDEFRSTVYAFLDLVQKRSKRPAGAPDRKLARPVTKIGVVGAGLMASQLALLFARQLKVPVVMTDIDQARVDKGVAYVHAEVDKMLAKKRIKPDAANRTKALITGSVSKEAFADADFVIEAVFEELHIKKQVFAEVEAIVSPECILATNTSSLSVTAMAEDLKHPERLVGFHFFNPVAVMPLLEIVRAPKTDDAVLATAFELAKGLKKTAVLVKDAAAFVVNRILLRLMGEVIAAFDEGTPAEVADSALRPMGLPMSPFTLSAMVGLPVAQHVQESLHAAFGERFPVSQNLQKLIDNGVKSLWAPGPDGTPVIPAETLALMSFGDTPSTGEEVLRRTQDALAEEIGLMLEEGVVAGPEDIDLCVIMGAGWPMFLGGITPYLDRVGASERVNGKRFLAPGVASAPA